In Streptomyces puniciscabiei, a single genomic region encodes these proteins:
- a CDS encoding helix-turn-helix transcriptional regulator — MPKERPTTRVLAMLELLQDRPGISGRDLAQRLGVDERTVRRYAAHLADLGIPVTADRGRYGGYWLPPAFRLPPLTLTDGEAGAVILGLLVGCPGPPGSSTESALAKINRVLPAAVADRVAALRDTLAFSPHPEPVTAPDSRIALDLAAAARDRRRVSITYRSWRGETSERDLDPYGLVFHSGRWYVTGLDSRRAAIRVFRIDRIDSLRPAADPQAAAPPPGFDPAAQVTESLGEVAGRHQVRVLLHTTLEQAARRIPPTAATLIQTSEGILLDTRAERLDTMAGYLAGLGCPFTIHQPAELRDALARLSDRLASYAARTGTADTPFSP, encoded by the coding sequence GTGCCGAAGGAGCGACCCACGACGCGCGTCCTGGCGATGCTGGAGCTTCTGCAGGACCGGCCGGGCATCAGTGGCCGCGACCTGGCGCAGCGGCTCGGCGTGGACGAGCGGACCGTACGCCGCTACGCCGCTCACCTCGCCGATCTCGGCATTCCGGTCACGGCCGATCGCGGACGCTACGGCGGTTACTGGCTGCCGCCGGCCTTCCGGCTGCCCCCGCTCACGCTCACCGACGGTGAGGCCGGCGCGGTCATCCTGGGGCTGCTGGTCGGCTGTCCCGGTCCGCCCGGAAGCTCGACGGAGAGCGCCCTCGCCAAGATCAACCGGGTGCTGCCCGCCGCTGTCGCGGACCGGGTCGCCGCCCTGCGCGACACACTCGCCTTCAGTCCCCACCCTGAGCCCGTCACCGCGCCCGACTCCCGGATCGCCCTGGATCTCGCCGCCGCGGCACGCGATCGTCGCCGGGTCAGCATCACGTATCGCTCGTGGCGGGGCGAGACCTCCGAACGCGACCTGGACCCCTACGGCCTGGTCTTCCACTCGGGTCGCTGGTACGTGACGGGTCTGGACTCGCGCCGCGCGGCGATCCGGGTGTTCCGCATCGACCGCATCGATTCCCTCCGGCCCGCCGCGGACCCGCAGGCCGCCGCGCCCCCGCCCGGTTTCGACCCGGCCGCGCAGGTCACCGAGTCCCTCGGCGAGGTCGCCGGCAGGCACCAGGTCCGGGTGCTCCTGCACACCACCCTCGAACAGGCCGCCCGTCGCATCCCACCGACCGCGGCGACCCTCATCCAGACCTCCGAGGGAATTCTGCTGGACACGCGCGCGGAGCGGTTGGACACCATGGCCGGCTATCTGGCCGGCCTCGGCTGTCCTTTCACCATCCACCAGCCGGCCGAGCTCCGCGACGCCCTCGCGCGGCTGTCCGACCGGCTCGCCTCCTACGCCGCCCGCACGGGGACGGCAGACACGCCGTTCAGCCCTTGA
- a CDS encoding alpha/beta fold hydrolase: protein MSTYVLVPGFFFGPWVWEDVGRLLEDAGHQVRVVSLTGQGERAGEATPEVSVTTHVADIVDAIGDLSDVVLVLHSGATTAGTAAADRVPERLRRIVYVDTAPFPDGMAQIEFLPPEVQEEQRRQIETEGQGWLLPARPFDEDDQLRDPVALAELSARDLALMREHASAQPAAMVLRPARRPAEIPDTPRTLVACTFSVEQVQAMVAAGVPAFSMLAGQDWTMIGLPTGHWPMLSRPKELAELLAGL, encoded by the coding sequence ATGTCGACATACGTGCTGGTTCCCGGGTTCTTCTTCGGCCCCTGGGTCTGGGAGGACGTGGGCAGGCTGCTGGAGGACGCCGGGCACCAGGTCAGGGTGGTGTCGCTGACCGGGCAGGGCGAGCGGGCCGGTGAGGCGACTCCCGAGGTGAGCGTCACCACCCATGTCGCCGACATCGTCGACGCGATCGGCGACCTGAGCGACGTGGTGCTGGTCCTGCACAGCGGTGCGACGACCGCGGGTACGGCGGCCGCCGACCGGGTACCGGAGCGGCTGCGCCGGATCGTCTACGTCGACACGGCCCCGTTCCCGGACGGAATGGCGCAGATCGAGTTCCTTCCGCCCGAGGTACAGGAGGAGCAGCGGCGGCAGATCGAGACGGAGGGGCAGGGGTGGCTGCTGCCGGCCCGGCCGTTCGACGAGGACGACCAACTGCGGGACCCGGTCGCCCTGGCCGAACTCTCGGCGCGGGATCTGGCGCTGATGCGCGAGCACGCCTCGGCGCAGCCCGCCGCGATGGTGCTGCGGCCCGCGCGCAGGCCCGCCGAGATCCCGGACACCCCCCGCACCCTGGTCGCCTGCACCTTCTCGGTCGAGCAGGTGCAGGCCATGGTGGCGGCGGGCGTCCCGGCCTTCTCGATGCTGGCCGGTCAGGACTGGACCATGATCGGGCTGCCGACCGGGCACTGGCCGATGCTGTCGCGGCCCAAGGAGCTGGCGGAGCTCCTGGCCGGGCTCTGA
- a CDS encoding non-ribosomal peptide synthetase produces the protein MTTTVPGDSTIRTPDGSAAAAGETVGLPPLVPDPGAAGEPFPLTPTQQALWVGRADAVELGNVGCYGYFEWERDELDLSRYRRAWERLVEHHPGLRTVVRPDGSQVVLEQPGPVPITVDDLRDDPEAARRLEESRAEGGHRRLDPGTWPMFDLRVVRLSDRVRVQLGIDLQLMDASSLFLTLFPDLIALYEDPDAELAPQRLAFRDFALWLDEEVRGGARWQADWRYWQERIDELPPAPDLPAARYTAEGPGQFERCTVRYPAEEYAVLRKRARDHHLTETELLVGVFAEVIRGWSSEPAFTLNVPVFQRFDVPGIEDVIGDYTNAILLEVRPTGQTVAERIVGLAAQLRDDIRHASVNGVDVLRELARRRGLTAASMPVVVTSLLGLPLARSISEFGAEVHSITQTPQVSLDFQIREEDGELRLVWDYRSGAFAPGLVEDAFEAFRNLIGRMLADEPGHGVWNAPHLDLRNRRDRAVWNEVNDTAEPVPAVLLQERFFAQARRTPDAEAVVAPDRRLTYAELADQAYRIGNGLREQDVRPGDLVGVVMEKGWEQYAAVYGILAAGGAYLPLDAAAPRARIARLLESAEVSIVLTQSRLADSLDLPAGMTVLRADTDFETASTEPLTAVQGPDDPAYVIYTSGSTGDPKGVVVGHRGVANLVRDVQRRFAVTSADRLLAISGLHFDASIYDVFGPLGCGAAVVLPPPFQRAEPDVWVDLVRDERVTIWNSVPVLMELLVGEAETRSDRVLGTLRLAVLSGDWIPLNLPDRARAQASGLQVVGSGGPTETICWSLFYPIGAVDPEWTSIPYGKPIANQRYYIVDRDLRPRPTWVRGEMAVASPVGLAIGYLGDPERTEAKFVTLPTTGERAYLTGDFGRLLPGGDIEILGREDFQVKVAGQRIELGEIEAVLNRVDGVRTAVVTAPRSSADVVRLQAFVVPETSANLSADALRAYLSEELPAVMVPAAIRLLPELPLTANGKVDRLALATLAAAPEPEQPAEPEPPADAGLLAELVAACVGEILGLDDVPTTGNFFRLGGDSLSGTRLAARLQELLGAPVPVRTVFGNPVISDLASLIAADPDAGPQALRVAHLLHTLEEPDEEPAAVAERPPSALAEDDPDLADLLAREDIRQQDTLVLVASSSVAPPSVLACAGSSLANLTTEGYPGRRYHAGAEIADEVERLAISRACALFQARAANVQPHSGSSANLAVLMGLLEPGDTILGLDLDCGGHLSHGSAASVTGRYFHSVCYRTGDDERLDYEQIAALAGEHRPKVVIAGASAYPREIDFARFREIADTVGAYLIADISHISGLVATGLHPSPIDHAHLTTTSTYKQLYGPRGGLILLGRDADAPGPDGRVPLRKLVDGAVFPLVQGTPDLGNVAAKARALHAAAQPAFRTVMELVLDNATAIADQLKRRGLRVVTDGTDTHMVLADLRPHGVTGADVEEALEACGILVNRNRVPGDDTPPRVTGGIRLGTNTLAARAVPPETAALCADLIADVVEELRTAGAVHPAVAAKIRAEVRRICAEHPIPGYPDDRDR, from the coding sequence ATGACGACCACTGTCCCGGGGGACAGCACGATCCGCACGCCCGACGGCAGCGCCGCGGCCGCCGGCGAGACGGTCGGGCTGCCGCCTCTGGTGCCGGATCCGGGCGCCGCCGGTGAGCCGTTCCCGCTGACTCCTACCCAGCAGGCGCTGTGGGTCGGCCGGGCGGACGCCGTCGAACTGGGCAATGTCGGCTGCTACGGGTACTTCGAGTGGGAGCGCGACGAACTGGACCTGTCCCGGTACCGCCGTGCCTGGGAGCGGCTGGTCGAGCACCACCCCGGGCTGCGCACCGTGGTACGACCGGACGGCAGCCAGGTCGTGCTCGAGCAGCCGGGGCCGGTGCCGATCACGGTCGACGATCTGCGCGATGATCCGGAAGCGGCCCGGCGGCTGGAGGAGAGCCGCGCCGAAGGAGGCCATCGGAGACTCGACCCCGGAACCTGGCCGATGTTCGACCTCCGGGTGGTGCGGCTGTCCGACCGGGTCCGCGTGCAGCTCGGCATCGATCTCCAGTTGATGGACGCGAGCAGCCTCTTCCTCACTCTCTTTCCCGACCTGATCGCGCTGTACGAGGACCCGGACGCGGAGCTGGCACCGCAGCGGCTCGCGTTCCGGGACTTCGCCCTGTGGCTGGACGAGGAGGTGCGCGGGGGAGCGCGGTGGCAGGCCGACTGGCGCTACTGGCAGGAGCGCATCGACGAGCTGCCGCCCGCGCCCGACCTGCCGGCGGCGCGGTACACCGCGGAGGGACCGGGCCAGTTCGAGCGGTGCACGGTCCGCTATCCCGCGGAGGAGTACGCGGTGTTGCGCAAGCGGGCCCGCGATCATCACCTCACCGAGACCGAATTGCTCGTCGGCGTCTTCGCCGAGGTGATCCGGGGATGGAGCTCCGAACCCGCGTTCACCCTCAACGTGCCGGTCTTCCAGCGGTTCGACGTGCCCGGCATCGAGGACGTGATCGGGGACTACACCAACGCGATCCTGCTCGAGGTCCGCCCGACGGGGCAGACCGTGGCCGAGCGGATCGTCGGCCTGGCCGCTCAGCTGCGCGACGACATCCGGCACGCGAGCGTGAACGGCGTGGACGTGCTGCGTGAGCTGGCCCGGCGCCGGGGTCTCACCGCCGCGTCCATGCCGGTCGTGGTGACCAGCCTGCTCGGGCTGCCGCTCGCCCGGTCGATCAGCGAGTTCGGCGCCGAGGTGCACTCGATCACGCAGACCCCGCAGGTTTCGCTGGACTTCCAGATCCGTGAGGAGGACGGGGAGCTCCGGCTGGTGTGGGACTACCGGTCCGGGGCTTTCGCGCCCGGCCTCGTCGAGGACGCGTTCGAGGCGTTCCGGAACCTGATCGGGCGGATGCTCGCGGACGAGCCGGGCCACGGCGTCTGGAACGCCCCGCACCTCGACCTGCGCAACAGGCGTGACCGGGCGGTCTGGAACGAGGTCAACGACACCGCCGAGCCCGTACCCGCCGTGCTTCTCCAGGAGCGGTTCTTCGCCCAGGCACGGCGGACGCCCGACGCGGAGGCCGTCGTGGCGCCCGACCGGCGGCTGACTTACGCGGAGCTGGCCGACCAGGCGTACCGCATCGGAAACGGGCTGCGCGAGCAGGACGTCCGGCCCGGGGACCTGGTCGGCGTGGTGATGGAGAAGGGCTGGGAGCAGTACGCGGCCGTCTACGGCATCCTGGCCGCCGGCGGCGCCTACCTGCCGCTCGACGCGGCGGCACCACGGGCGCGGATCGCCCGGCTGCTGGAGTCGGCCGAGGTGAGCATCGTCCTCACTCAGTCCCGCCTGGCAGACTCGCTCGACCTGCCGGCCGGGATGACCGTGCTGCGCGCCGACACCGACTTCGAGACCGCGTCCACCGAGCCGCTCACCGCTGTCCAGGGACCGGACGACCCGGCCTACGTCATCTACACGTCGGGATCCACCGGGGATCCGAAGGGCGTCGTGGTCGGCCATCGCGGTGTGGCGAACCTGGTGCGGGACGTGCAGCGGCGGTTCGCCGTCACCTCGGCGGACCGCCTCCTGGCGATCTCCGGGCTGCACTTCGACGCGTCGATCTACGATGTCTTCGGCCCGCTGGGCTGCGGAGCCGCGGTCGTCCTTCCGCCGCCGTTCCAGCGCGCCGAACCGGACGTCTGGGTCGATCTGGTGCGCGACGAGCGGGTGACGATCTGGAACTCCGTACCGGTGTTGATGGAACTGCTGGTCGGCGAGGCGGAGACCCGAAGCGACCGGGTGCTCGGCACACTCCGGCTGGCGGTGCTGTCCGGTGACTGGATTCCGCTGAACCTGCCCGATCGGGCGCGCGCCCAGGCATCCGGGCTGCAGGTCGTCGGCTCAGGCGGTCCCACCGAGACCATCTGCTGGTCGCTCTTCTACCCGATCGGCGCGGTGGATCCGGAATGGACGAGCATCCCCTACGGAAAACCGATCGCCAATCAGCGGTACTACATCGTGGACCGGGACCTGCGGCCGCGCCCGACCTGGGTCCGCGGGGAGATGGCCGTGGCGAGCCCGGTGGGCCTGGCCATCGGCTACCTCGGCGACCCGGAGCGCACCGAGGCCAAGTTCGTCACGCTTCCGACGACCGGCGAACGCGCCTATCTGACCGGGGACTTCGGCCGCCTGCTGCCGGGCGGTGACATCGAGATCCTCGGCCGGGAGGACTTCCAGGTCAAGGTCGCCGGACAGCGGATCGAGCTCGGCGAGATCGAGGCGGTCCTGAACCGTGTCGACGGGGTGCGGACCGCGGTCGTGACGGCGCCGCGCAGCAGCGCCGACGTGGTCCGACTGCAGGCCTTCGTGGTGCCGGAGACGAGCGCGAACCTGAGCGCCGACGCGCTGCGGGCGTACCTGTCCGAGGAACTGCCCGCCGTCATGGTGCCCGCCGCGATCAGGCTGCTTCCCGAACTTCCGCTCACCGCCAACGGAAAGGTCGACCGCCTGGCGCTCGCGACTCTCGCGGCCGCCCCGGAACCGGAACAGCCGGCCGAACCCGAGCCGCCGGCGGACGCCGGGCTGCTGGCGGAGCTCGTCGCCGCCTGCGTGGGGGAGATCCTCGGACTTGACGATGTCCCCACCACCGGCAACTTCTTCCGGCTGGGCGGCGACTCGCTGAGCGGCACCCGGCTGGCCGCCCGGCTGCAGGAGTTGCTCGGCGCCCCCGTACCGGTCCGCACGGTGTTCGGCAATCCGGTGATCTCCGACCTCGCGTCGTTGATCGCCGCCGATCCGGACGCCGGGCCGCAGGCGCTGCGGGTCGCCCACTTGCTGCACACCCTGGAGGAGCCCGACGAGGAGCCCGCCGCCGTGGCGGAGCGGCCCCCGAGCGCGCTGGCCGAGGACGACCCGGATCTGGCGGACCTGCTCGCACGCGAGGACATCCGGCAGCAGGACACCCTGGTGCTGGTCGCCTCCTCCAGCGTGGCGCCGCCCTCGGTACTGGCCTGTGCGGGCTCGTCGCTGGCCAACCTGACCACGGAGGGGTATCCGGGCCGCCGCTACCACGCGGGCGCCGAGATCGCCGACGAGGTCGAGCGCCTCGCCATCAGCCGGGCCTGCGCGCTCTTCCAGGCCCGGGCCGCGAACGTCCAGCCGCACTCGGGATCCTCGGCCAACCTCGCGGTACTCATGGGGCTGCTGGAGCCGGGCGACACCATTCTCGGACTCGACCTGGACTGCGGCGGGCATCTGTCGCACGGCTCGGCCGCCTCGGTCACCGGACGCTACTTCCACTCCGTCTGCTATCGCACGGGCGATGACGAACGGCTGGATTACGAGCAGATCGCCGCGCTGGCCGGCGAGCACCGGCCGAAGGTCGTCATCGCCGGCGCCAGCGCCTACCCCAGGGAGATCGACTTCGCCCGGTTCCGGGAGATCGCCGACACGGTGGGCGCGTACCTGATCGCCGACATCTCACACATCTCCGGTCTGGTGGCCACCGGGCTGCACCCGAGCCCGATCGACCACGCCCATCTGACCACCACCAGCACCTACAAGCAGCTCTACGGGCCCCGAGGCGGCCTGATCCTGCTCGGTCGGGACGCGGACGCGCCCGGACCGGACGGCCGGGTGCCGCTGCGGAAGCTCGTCGACGGCGCGGTGTTCCCGCTCGTGCAGGGCACGCCCGATCTCGGCAACGTGGCGGCCAAGGCGCGAGCGCTGCACGCGGCCGCCCAACCCGCCTTCCGTACCGTGATGGAGCTGGTGCTCGACAACGCCACCGCCATCGCCGATCAGCTCAAGCGCCGCGGCCTGCGGGTAGTGACGGACGGCACCGACACGCACATGGTCCTCGCCGACCTGCGACCCCACGGGGTCACCGGCGCCGACGTCGAGGAGGCCCTGGAAGCCTGCGGGATTCTGGTCAACCGAAACCGGGTGCCTGGCGACGACACACCGCCGCGGGTGACCGGAGGGATCAGGCTCGGCACCAACACGCTGGCGGCGCGGGCCGTCCCGCCCGAGACGGCCGCTCTGTGCGCGGACCTGATCGCGGACGTGGTCGAGGAACTGCGCACCGCCGGTGCCGTACACCCGGCGGTGGCCGCCAAGATCCGGGCCGAGGTCCGCCGGATCTGCGCCGAGCACCCCATCCCCGGATACCCCGATGACCGCGATCGATGA
- a CDS encoding aldehyde dehydrogenase family protein, which produces MENTSAAIPAAARRSRSVQWIDGDWRATKSDHALAVVDPATGLTLAEVPAGGQADVDAAVTSAARAFPAWSRTPLTERLRYLDRLAELLDEHADTVAGVLTAETGMPVTLARHAQVSFGLGALRSCVEAAREHAWEQRIGNSLVRSEAAGATGCITPWNAPVALNLQKIPAALAAGCTVVLKPSELAPLSSYLLAELLARTDLPPGVFNLVCGTGPEAGEALAAHPEIDVVSLTGSIRAGRRVSELAASRAARVNLELGGKSASIVLPDADLRAAVTATVQQANFNTGQVCFAWSRLLVPAHRYDEAVAIAAETAGALRVGDPWDPATQVGPLIHHDAVERVRGILDDAIAGGATLVTGGEVPPGAAGGSYLTPAVLAGLPPRARAVVEEVFGPVVVVLPYRDEDEAVRIANDTDYGLSGAVWSQDVEHATSIAAQLRTGRVDINGAPFNMRAPFGGYKSSGNGRELGAWGLASFCETKAIQLPLTEEGEAGLKLSSTAR; this is translated from the coding sequence ATGGAGAATACGAGCGCCGCGATTCCCGCCGCGGCCCGTCGTTCACGCTCGGTCCAGTGGATCGACGGCGACTGGCGCGCCACGAAGTCCGACCACGCCCTCGCTGTCGTCGATCCTGCGACCGGTCTCACCCTCGCGGAGGTGCCCGCCGGCGGGCAGGCCGATGTGGACGCGGCCGTCACCTCCGCCGCCCGGGCCTTCCCCGCCTGGTCGAGAACACCACTCACGGAACGCCTCCGGTACCTCGACCGGCTCGCCGAACTGCTCGACGAGCACGCCGACACCGTGGCCGGCGTGCTGACCGCGGAGACCGGGATGCCGGTGACCCTGGCCCGGCACGCCCAGGTCTCCTTCGGCCTCGGGGCCCTCCGCTCCTGTGTCGAAGCCGCCCGCGAGCATGCCTGGGAGCAGCGGATCGGCAACTCCCTGGTCCGCTCCGAGGCCGCCGGGGCCACCGGCTGCATCACACCGTGGAACGCGCCGGTGGCGTTGAACCTGCAGAAGATCCCGGCCGCGCTGGCGGCCGGCTGCACCGTGGTGCTGAAACCCAGCGAACTGGCGCCGCTGAGCAGTTACCTGCTGGCCGAGCTGCTCGCGCGGACCGACCTGCCGCCCGGTGTGTTCAACCTGGTGTGCGGGACCGGTCCGGAGGCCGGCGAGGCGCTGGCCGCCCACCCGGAGATCGACGTCGTCTCCCTGACCGGCTCGATCCGCGCCGGACGCCGGGTGTCCGAGCTGGCCGCGTCCCGAGCCGCGCGGGTCAACCTGGAACTGGGCGGCAAGAGCGCCTCGATCGTGCTGCCCGACGCCGACCTTCGCGCCGCGGTGACCGCGACCGTGCAACAGGCGAACTTCAACACCGGCCAGGTGTGCTTCGCCTGGAGCCGTCTCCTGGTGCCGGCCCACCGGTACGACGAGGCCGTGGCGATCGCGGCCGAGACGGCCGGGGCCCTGCGCGTCGGTGACCCCTGGGACCCGGCCACCCAGGTCGGACCGCTGATCCACCACGACGCCGTCGAGCGCGTGCGCGGCATCCTGGACGACGCGATCGCCGGCGGCGCGACCCTGGTCACCGGCGGCGAGGTCCCTCCCGGGGCGGCCGGCGGCAGCTACCTGACCCCCGCGGTGCTCGCCGGCCTGCCGCCACGGGCACGGGCGGTCGTCGAGGAGGTCTTCGGCCCGGTCGTCGTGGTGCTGCCCTACCGGGACGAGGACGAGGCGGTCCGGATCGCCAACGACACCGACTACGGCCTGTCCGGCGCGGTGTGGTCGCAGGACGTCGAGCACGCCACCTCGATCGCCGCGCAGCTGCGCACCGGCCGGGTGGACATCAACGGCGCCCCGTTCAACATGCGCGCACCCTTCGGCGGATACAAGAGCTCGGGCAACGGCCGCGAACTCGGCGCCTGGGGTCTGGCCTCCTTCTGCGAGACCAAGGCGATCCAGCTTCCCCTCACCGAGGAGGGCGAGGCCGGCCTCAAGCTCAGCTCCACAGCGCGCTGA